From Asterias rubens chromosome 3, eAstRub1.3, whole genome shotgun sequence, the proteins below share one genomic window:
- the LOC117287923 gene encoding xylulose kinase-like isoform X1: protein MAGSLEKLFLGFDFSTQQIKSIAINDALQVIQEFSVQFDTDLPEFCTRGGVHIHDDQLTVTSPTIMWVKALDLLLERMKASGFDFSKVVALSGTGQQHGSVFWKAGTSLRLGNLQPSQMLHEQLVDSFVVPNSPVWMDSSTTAQCRNLEQVMGGPQTVADITGSRAYERFTGNQIAKIHQENQAAFSACEKISLVSSFAASLFLGSYAPIDFSDGSGMNLLDIRGKTWCPQALDACSPGLLNLLGLPVPSSTNLGPISSYFVDRYGFSAECQVIAFTGDNPASLAGMALKEGDIAVSLGTSDTLFLWLKTPCPALEGHIFVNPVDVQSYMALLCFKNGSLTRERIRDECSMASWDTFNRLLESTPSGNNGNLGIYFDVQEITPSAVGVYRFDSKNDRIESFPAAVEVRALLEGQFMAKRLHAENLGYLVERGSRVLATGGASANRAILQVLSDVFNAPVYILDVANSACLGCAYRAKHGFLGNSSVSFTDVVRTSPTEYKLAATPSTDASQIYTPLLARYKQLEEMVSQQ, encoded by the exons ATCAAGTCCATTGCTATCAATGATGCCTTGCAGGTTATCCAGGAGTTTTCCGTTCAATTTGACACTGATCTTCCGGAATTTTG CACCCGAGGAGGAGTTCATATCCATGATGACCAACTGACTGTTACATCTCCCACCATTATGTGGGTCAAGGCACTAGACCTTCTCCTTGAGAGAATGAAAGCTTCAGGGTTCGACTTCTCAAAGGTTGTTGCACTGTCTGGGACAGGTCAG CAACATGGCAGTGTGTTTTGGAAGGCTGGTACCTCGTTGAGACTTGGTAATCTGCAACCTAGCCAGATGCTACACGAACAGCTTGTT GATAGTTTTGTTGTACCAAACTCCCCAGTCTGGATGGATTCTAGCACCACTGCGCAGTGTAGAAACCTTGAGCAAGTGATGGGTGGACCACAAACTGTTGCCGACATTACAGGATCTAGAGCCTATGAG cgCTTCACTGGTAACCAGATTGCAAAGATCCATCAAGAGAACCAGGCGGCGTTCAGCGCTTGTGAG AAAATCTCATTGGTCAGCAGCTTTGCAGCTTCATTGTTCCTGGGTAGTTATGCACCAATTGACTTCAGCGATG GGTCAGGAATGAACTTGTTAGATATAAGAGGTAAGACGTGGTGTCCACAAGCCCTTGATGCGTGCTCTCCTGGCTTATTGAATCTTCTTGGTCTTCCTGTGCCGTCCTCAACTAACCTG GGACCGATTTCTTCCTACTTTGTGGATAGGTACGGATTCTCTGCAGAGTGTCAAGTTATTGCTTTTACTGGAGACAACCCTG CCTCACTAGCTGGGATGGCGTTGAAGGAGGGTGACATTGCT GTAAGTCTTGGCACTAGCGATACCCTGTTTCTGTGGTTGAAGACGCCTTGTCCTGCCCTGGAGGGACACATCTTTGTCAACCCTGTAGATGTGCAGTCATACATGGCATTGCTATG CTTTAAGAATGGCTCCCTCACGCGCGAGAGAATCCGCGATGAATGCAGCATGGCATCATGGGATACCTTTAATCGGCTTCTGGAGTCGACCCCTTCGGGAAACAACGGCAACTTGG GTATCTACTTTGACGTCCAAGAGATCACGCCGTCTGCAGTCGGTGTTTATCGGTTTGATTCTAAGAATGATAGAATAGAGAGCTTCCCAGCTGCAGTAGAGGTCCGGGCTCTGCTGGAGGGCCAGTTCATGGCTAAGAGGCTCCACGCTGAAAATCTTGGCTACCTTGTCG AGCGCGGTTCGAGGGTTCTGGCGACTGGCGGGGCGTCGGCCAACAGGGCCATTCTTCAGGTCCTCTCTGATGTCTTCAATGCTCCGGTCTATATACTGGATGTTGCCAACTCAGCGTGTCTGGGATGTGCTTACAGAGCAAAACATG GTTTCCTTGGCAACAGTAGTGTATCATTTACTGATGTAGTTAGGACTTCTCCCACCGAATACAAGTTAGCTGCCACTCCAAGCACAGATGCCAGTCAG atttacactcCACTCTTGGCAAGGTATAAACAACTCGAGGAGATGGTATCCCAACAATAA
- the LOC117287923 gene encoding xylulose kinase-like isoform X2 has translation MAGSLEKLFLGFDFSTQQIKSIAINDALQVIQEFSVQFDTDLPEFCTRGGVHIHDDQLTVTSPTIMWVKALDLLLERMKASGFDFSKVVALSGTGQQHGSVFWKAGTSLRLGNLQPSQMLHEQLVDSFVVPNSPVWMDSSTTAQCRNLEQVMGGPQTVADITGSRAYERFTGNQIAKIHQENQAAFSACEKISLVSSFAASLFLGSYAPIDFSDGSGMNLLDIRGKTWCPQALDACSPGLLNLLGLPVPSSTNLGPISSYFVDRYGFSAECQVIAFTGDNPASLAGMALKEGDIAVSLGTSDTLFLWLKTPCPALEGHIFVNPVDVQSYMALLCFKNGSLTRERIRDECSMASWDTFNRLLESTPSGNNGNLGIYFDVQEITPSAVGVYRFDSKNDRIESFPAAVEVRALLEGQFMAKRLHAENLGYLVERGSRVLATGGASANRAILQVLSDVFNAPVYILDVANSACLGCAYRAKHGFLGNSSVSFTDVVRTSPTEYKLAATPSTDASQHKSS, from the exons ATCAAGTCCATTGCTATCAATGATGCCTTGCAGGTTATCCAGGAGTTTTCCGTTCAATTTGACACTGATCTTCCGGAATTTTG CACCCGAGGAGGAGTTCATATCCATGATGACCAACTGACTGTTACATCTCCCACCATTATGTGGGTCAAGGCACTAGACCTTCTCCTTGAGAGAATGAAAGCTTCAGGGTTCGACTTCTCAAAGGTTGTTGCACTGTCTGGGACAGGTCAG CAACATGGCAGTGTGTTTTGGAAGGCTGGTACCTCGTTGAGACTTGGTAATCTGCAACCTAGCCAGATGCTACACGAACAGCTTGTT GATAGTTTTGTTGTACCAAACTCCCCAGTCTGGATGGATTCTAGCACCACTGCGCAGTGTAGAAACCTTGAGCAAGTGATGGGTGGACCACAAACTGTTGCCGACATTACAGGATCTAGAGCCTATGAG cgCTTCACTGGTAACCAGATTGCAAAGATCCATCAAGAGAACCAGGCGGCGTTCAGCGCTTGTGAG AAAATCTCATTGGTCAGCAGCTTTGCAGCTTCATTGTTCCTGGGTAGTTATGCACCAATTGACTTCAGCGATG GGTCAGGAATGAACTTGTTAGATATAAGAGGTAAGACGTGGTGTCCACAAGCCCTTGATGCGTGCTCTCCTGGCTTATTGAATCTTCTTGGTCTTCCTGTGCCGTCCTCAACTAACCTG GGACCGATTTCTTCCTACTTTGTGGATAGGTACGGATTCTCTGCAGAGTGTCAAGTTATTGCTTTTACTGGAGACAACCCTG CCTCACTAGCTGGGATGGCGTTGAAGGAGGGTGACATTGCT GTAAGTCTTGGCACTAGCGATACCCTGTTTCTGTGGTTGAAGACGCCTTGTCCTGCCCTGGAGGGACACATCTTTGTCAACCCTGTAGATGTGCAGTCATACATGGCATTGCTATG CTTTAAGAATGGCTCCCTCACGCGCGAGAGAATCCGCGATGAATGCAGCATGGCATCATGGGATACCTTTAATCGGCTTCTGGAGTCGACCCCTTCGGGAAACAACGGCAACTTGG GTATCTACTTTGACGTCCAAGAGATCACGCCGTCTGCAGTCGGTGTTTATCGGTTTGATTCTAAGAATGATAGAATAGAGAGCTTCCCAGCTGCAGTAGAGGTCCGGGCTCTGCTGGAGGGCCAGTTCATGGCTAAGAGGCTCCACGCTGAAAATCTTGGCTACCTTGTCG AGCGCGGTTCGAGGGTTCTGGCGACTGGCGGGGCGTCGGCCAACAGGGCCATTCTTCAGGTCCTCTCTGATGTCTTCAATGCTCCGGTCTATATACTGGATGTTGCCAACTCAGCGTGTCTGGGATGTGCTTACAGAGCAAAACATG GTTTCCTTGGCAACAGTAGTGTATCATTTACTGATGTAGTTAGGACTTCTCCCACCGAATACAAGTTAGCTGCCACTCCAAGCACAGATGCCAGTCAG